The genomic stretch CCCCAGGATCACTTCCCCTTTCGGGTTCACGGGGAGGACATCCCCGGAGAATCCGGCTTCCAGGATGTTCCGGAAGATCTGGAACCCCATCTTTTCGGGGTTGGAAGACGCGCCGATCACGGCGATGCGTCCGGGTCGGAAAAGGGGCGTGAGGGAGGAGATCATCGGGGCACCTCTGCCTGTCGGCCCTTCCCCCTACCGGCGGAACGGGGACCCGTGGCAGGATGCGCAACCGTCGCGGGGGAAAGCGGGGCGGCCGGATTTTGGGGACAATCTAGCAAAGGGGACCCGGCGTGTCATCCCCTTTCGGATCCGTTCGGCCGATGAAAGGGAAAGAAAAAGCGCCGCCGGGAGGCTTCCCCGTGGCGCTTTCCCCTGTTCCCGTGTCCTGGCCCCGCTAGACTTTCCGGACGTTGGCCGCTTTCTTTCCTTTGGGTCCGGTGGTTACCTCGAACTCCACTTTCATCCCCTCGGTGAGGGAGCGGAAGCCGTCTCCCGCAATTTCGCTGAAATGGACGAAAATATCTTCCCCTTCATCCGGGGTGATGAAACCGTACCCTTTCGCATCGTTGAACCATTTCACCGTCCCTGTTGCCATTCCTCTCGTTCTCCTTTGCTTTTTTCTCCAAGATGGCGAACGATTCTACCATTTCCCGCGGCAGCATGCAATTTGGACAGCGATAGGATTTATCCGGCGGAGAGGGATGCCT from Candidatus Deferrimicrobiaceae bacterium encodes the following:
- a CDS encoding cold-shock protein, whose translation is MATGTVKWFNDAKGYGFITPDEGEDIFVHFSEIAGDGFRSLTEGMKVEFEVTTGPKGKKAANVRKV